A window of Marinobacter salarius contains these coding sequences:
- the ptsP gene encoding phosphoenolpyruvate--protein phosphotransferase, translated as MLSILRSLVQEVNSARDLQEALDVIVSRVQKAMDTEVCSVYLLDPATNRYILMATEGLYQQAVGQVSLAYSEGLIGLVGSREEPINLEDAPSHPRYRYFPETGEERFRSFLGVPIIHHRRVLGVLVVQQRESSRCFDEGEEAFLVTVSAQLAGVIAHSEATGAISGLSLTGEEATDVSFSGVPGAPGVAIGKGVVVYPAADLDVVPEKPTDDVELELSLFEGAVTAVREDIERVAARLASQLRPEEQALFDVYLRMLGDDAMPGEVGNRIKEGFWAQGALKQVVQQYVRHFEMMDDHYLQERAVDIRDLGRRLLSHLQEGEQKDTVYPENTVLVSEELTPAMLGEVPKGQLVGLVSVKGSSNSHVAILARAMGVPTVMGLVDIPVNQLDGKDLIVDGFEGQIFASPSTDLRNFYQEICDEEDELIKGLEALRDLPCETTDNHRVSLLVNTGLMTDVVRSLSHGAEGIGLYRTEVPFMIKDRFPSEQEQREYYREQLEAFAPNPVTMRTLDIGGDKALTYFPIQEENPFLGWRGIRVTLDHPEIFLVQVRAMLKASEGLNNLQIMLPMISNISEVEESLHLIYRVYHEVREEGYNIHMPKVGVMVEIPAAVYQIRELADRVDFLSVGSNDLTQYLLAVDRNNPRVAQLYHSYHPAVLQALVRVAQDAHAVGKPVGICGELAGDPGGALLLMAMGYDSLSMNAASLPKVKSVIRSVSREWSAQLLEDVLLLDSPHVIKSCVDLALRNAGFGRYLRPGKTGAIAHAERALS; from the coding sequence ATGCTGAGCATACTGCGAAGTCTTGTACAAGAGGTAAACAGTGCCCGCGATTTGCAGGAGGCGCTGGATGTCATTGTTTCGCGGGTGCAGAAAGCCATGGATACCGAGGTTTGCTCGGTTTACCTGCTTGACCCAGCCACAAATCGCTACATATTAATGGCCACGGAAGGCTTGTACCAGCAAGCAGTAGGGCAGGTCAGCCTGGCTTATTCCGAGGGCCTGATTGGTCTGGTTGGCTCCCGGGAGGAGCCTATCAACCTTGAAGATGCTCCATCCCACCCCCGCTATCGTTACTTTCCTGAGACTGGCGAAGAGCGTTTCCGCTCGTTCCTGGGTGTTCCCATCATTCACCATCGCCGGGTTCTTGGTGTTCTTGTTGTTCAGCAACGGGAAAGTTCGCGCTGCTTTGACGAGGGTGAAGAAGCCTTCCTGGTTACCGTTTCGGCTCAATTGGCCGGTGTTATCGCCCACAGCGAGGCAACGGGCGCCATCAGCGGTCTTTCCCTGACCGGTGAAGAAGCGACTGATGTCAGTTTCAGTGGTGTGCCTGGTGCGCCGGGCGTTGCCATTGGCAAGGGCGTGGTGGTGTACCCAGCCGCCGACCTGGATGTTGTACCTGAGAAACCCACCGATGATGTTGAGCTGGAACTGTCGCTGTTTGAAGGCGCGGTAACAGCAGTTCGGGAAGACATTGAGCGGGTAGCGGCCCGGCTTGCTTCCCAGCTTCGGCCGGAAGAACAGGCTCTGTTCGATGTCTATTTGCGTATGCTGGGCGATGACGCAATGCCAGGTGAGGTAGGCAACCGGATCAAAGAAGGTTTCTGGGCCCAGGGCGCACTGAAACAGGTGGTTCAACAGTACGTTCGTCACTTTGAAATGATGGACGACCACTACCTGCAGGAGCGGGCTGTAGACATCAGGGATCTCGGCCGCCGTTTGTTGTCCCACTTGCAGGAAGGTGAGCAGAAGGACACGGTCTATCCTGAGAACACGGTCCTGGTCAGTGAAGAACTGACACCGGCCATGCTCGGGGAAGTGCCCAAGGGGCAACTGGTCGGTTTGGTGTCGGTCAAGGGCTCCAGCAACTCCCACGTTGCCATCCTGGCTCGTGCCATGGGTGTGCCCACGGTCATGGGTCTGGTAGATATTCCCGTCAACCAACTGGATGGCAAGGACCTGATTGTTGATGGCTTTGAAGGGCAGATTTTTGCGTCACCCTCCACGGACCTGAGGAACTTCTACCAGGAAATCTGTGACGAGGAAGACGAGTTGATCAAAGGGCTGGAAGCCCTGCGGGATCTGCCTTGCGAAACCACCGATAACCACCGGGTGTCGCTGTTGGTGAATACCGGTCTGATGACCGATGTGGTGCGTTCTTTGAGCCATGGTGCCGAAGGTATCGGTCTGTACCGAACCGAGGTGCCGTTCATGATCAAGGACCGATTCCCGTCGGAACAGGAACAACGCGAATATTACCGCGAGCAACTGGAAGCCTTTGCGCCGAATCCTGTCACCATGCGTACGCTGGACATCGGCGGCGATAAGGCGCTGACGTACTTCCCGATCCAGGAAGAGAACCCGTTTCTGGGCTGGCGCGGTATCCGGGTAACCCTGGATCACCCGGAGATATTCCTGGTTCAGGTGCGGGCGATGCTCAAGGCGAGTGAGGGCCTGAACAATCTGCAGATCATGCTGCCGATGATCAGCAATATTTCAGAAGTGGAAGAGTCCCTCCACCTGATTTATCGGGTTTATCATGAGGTCAGGGAGGAGGGTTACAATATCCATATGCCCAAGGTCGGGGTAATGGTGGAGATTCCGGCGGCGGTGTATCAGATTCGCGAACTGGCGGATCGCGTGGATTTCCTATCTGTGGGCTCAAACGACCTGACCCAGTACCTGCTAGCGGTGGATCGCAACAACCCCAGGGTCGCGCAGCTGTACCATTCCTATCATCCCGCCGTGTTACAGGCGCTGGTACGCGTGGCCCAGGACGCCCATGCGGTCGGCAAGCCTGTCGGTATCTGCGGCGAGTTGGCGGGTGACCCTGGCGGCGCGCTGCTGTTGATGGCGATGGGCTACGATTCCCTGTCCATGAATGCGGCCAGCCTGCCGAAGGTCAAGTCCGTTATCCGTAGCGTAAGCCGTGAGTGGTCTGCGCAATTGCTGGAGGATGTTCTGCTGCTGGATTCTCCCCACGTAATTAAAAGCTGTGTGGACTTGGCGTTGCGCAATGCCGGATTTGGTCGCTACCTGCGGCCCGGCAAGACTGGTGCCATTGCCCATGCCGAAAGGGCGCTTTCGTGA
- a CDS encoding RNA pyrophosphohydrolase: MIDSDGFRPNVGIILANHRGEVLWARRIGQDSWQFPQGGIKHDESPEEALYRELAEEIGLGTGDVEIISCTRGWLRYRLPRRMVRHNSHPVCVGQKQKWFLLRMLSPDAQVRVDGTDSPEFDGWQWVSYWYPLGQVVSFKREVYRRALRELAPRLFYDMEQWRQSEPSRRAKDTQK, translated from the coding sequence GTGATCGATTCGGACGGTTTCAGACCCAACGTCGGAATCATTCTGGCCAATCACAGGGGGGAAGTCCTCTGGGCAAGGCGAATAGGGCAGGACTCCTGGCAGTTCCCTCAAGGTGGTATCAAGCACGACGAATCACCGGAAGAGGCCCTTTACAGGGAACTGGCGGAGGAAATTGGTCTCGGTACAGGCGATGTGGAAATCATCAGCTGTACCCGTGGCTGGCTGAGATACCGCCTCCCTCGCAGGATGGTGCGCCACAATTCGCACCCGGTCTGCGTGGGACAAAAACAGAAATGGTTCCTGCTGAGGATGCTTTCGCCGGACGCGCAGGTGCGCGTAGACGGCACGGACTCGCCGGAATTCGACGGCTGGCAGTGGGTTAGCTACTGGTACCCGCTTGGGCAGGTCGTCTCGTTCAAACGCGAGGTCTATCGACGTGCGCTGCGAGAGCTCGCGCCGCGGCTGTTTTACGACATGGAACAGTGGCGCCAGAGCGAGCCTTCCCGACGCGCGAAGGACACACAGAAATGA
- a CDS encoding HAD family hydrolase — translation MTLAIFDLDNTLLAGDSDHAWGEFLVEESIVDAEEYRLANDRFYEEYLNGELDIMRYLSFALQPLAQHDTEQLLAWREQFMAKKIQPMMLEKAKALLDSHRADGHTLMIITATNRFVTEPVAKLLDIDHLIATEPEMVNGRYTGEVAGIPSFQDGKVARLNDWLESTGESLEGAWFYSDSHNDAPLLRKVANPVAVDPDPTLENIAKENGWKIMSLRG, via the coding sequence TTGACGCTCGCGATTTTTGATCTCGATAACACCCTGCTCGCCGGAGACAGCGACCATGCCTGGGGGGAATTCCTGGTAGAAGAGTCGATTGTGGATGCGGAGGAATACCGGCTGGCAAACGACCGCTTCTATGAGGAGTATCTGAATGGCGAGCTGGACATCATGCGCTACCTGAGCTTTGCCCTTCAGCCTCTTGCACAGCATGACACGGAACAGCTGCTGGCCTGGCGCGAACAGTTTATGGCGAAGAAAATCCAGCCTATGATGCTCGAAAAAGCCAAGGCATTGCTGGATAGCCATCGGGCCGATGGCCATACCTTGATGATCATCACTGCAACCAACCGGTTCGTTACCGAGCCAGTGGCTAAGCTGCTGGACATTGATCACCTGATTGCCACTGAGCCAGAGATGGTCAATGGGCGCTATACGGGGGAGGTTGCAGGTATTCCCAGCTTCCAGGACGGGAAGGTAGCCCGCCTGAATGACTGGCTGGAATCAACTGGAGAAAGTCTCGAGGGCGCCTGGTTCTATAGCGACTCCCACAACGATGCCCCCTTACTGCGCAAAGTCGCAAATCCGGTAGCGGTAGACCCGGATCCGACGCTTGAAAACATTGCGAAAGAAAATGGCTGGAAGATTATGAGCCTTAGAGGCTGA
- a CDS encoding class I SAM-dependent rRNA methyltransferase, producing the protein MNFPVLYLRKGAERRLRAGHLWVYSNEVDTHRSPLTEFEAGAQAELRAANDKPMGTVFVNPHALICGRLISRNAAHGMTPQRLTERVETALALRERLFDKPFYRWVFGDSDGLSGLVIDRFDDVVVVQISTAGMEQMKESIVRAVQRLAHPRAIILKNDGKMRKVEGLDTYVEQAHGPEIDLLPVEENGVRFEVPMEGGQKTGWFYDHRMNRQRLQAYAPGKRVLDVFSYVGGWGIQAACAGATQVTCVDSSSGAIDSVHHNAKINGLDNIETIEGDAFDALKALCDEKEKFDIVVLDPPALIPRRRDQKAGEEAYARLNQLGLRLLDRDGLLVSASCSMHLSQEKLTDIIRSSGRKIDRFVQLLEQGHQAPDHPVVPGIPETDYIKSCFVRSLTGFL; encoded by the coding sequence ATGAATTTCCCGGTCTTATATTTACGTAAAGGCGCCGAGCGCCGTTTGAGAGCCGGCCATCTGTGGGTCTACAGCAATGAAGTGGATACCCATCGTTCCCCTCTGACCGAGTTTGAAGCCGGTGCCCAGGCTGAGTTGCGTGCGGCCAACGATAAACCCATGGGTACGGTGTTCGTGAATCCGCATGCGCTGATTTGCGGTCGTTTGATCAGCCGGAATGCCGCCCATGGCATGACGCCGCAACGGCTCACCGAACGGGTTGAGACGGCGCTGGCGTTGCGGGAGCGGTTGTTTGATAAGCCGTTTTATCGCTGGGTGTTTGGTGACAGTGACGGGCTGTCCGGGCTGGTGATTGATCGGTTTGATGATGTTGTAGTGGTTCAGATTTCCACGGCCGGCATGGAACAGATGAAGGAGTCGATTGTTCGGGCGGTGCAGCGGCTGGCACATCCTCGGGCGATTATCCTCAAGAACGACGGCAAGATGCGGAAGGTGGAAGGGCTGGATACCTACGTTGAGCAGGCTCATGGCCCGGAGATTGATCTCCTGCCGGTTGAGGAGAATGGCGTGCGATTCGAGGTGCCCATGGAAGGCGGGCAGAAAACGGGGTGGTTTTATGATCACCGCATGAACCGGCAGCGGTTGCAGGCCTATGCGCCGGGCAAGCGGGTCCTGGACGTGTTCAGCTATGTGGGTGGCTGGGGTATTCAGGCAGCCTGTGCCGGGGCTACGCAGGTGACCTGTGTGGACAGTTCCTCTGGTGCCATCGACTCTGTTCATCACAATGCGAAGATCAATGGCCTTGATAACATCGAGACGATAGAGGGTGATGCCTTCGACGCCCTGAAAGCGCTGTGCGATGAGAAGGAAAAGTTCGACATCGTTGTCCTCGACCCACCGGCACTGATCCCCCGGCGGCGTGACCAGAAGGCTGGGGAAGAGGCTTATGCGCGCCTGAACCAGTTGGGACTTCGGCTGCTTGATCGGGATGGACTACTGGTGTCGGCTTCCTGCTCTATGCATCTGTCCCAAGAGAAGCTGACGGATATTATCCGCAGCAGCGGCCGCAAGATTGACCGGTTTGTTCAATTATTGGAGCAAGGCCATCAAGCGCCGGATCATCCGGTAGTACCGGGGATTCCGGAGACGGATTATATTAAAAGCTGTTTTGTTCGGTCGTTGACTGGGTTTCTTTGA
- the gcvH gene encoding glycine cleavage system protein GcvH: MSETPADLKYIETHQWVRVADDGTATVGITDFAQDQLGDIVFIGVPDVGSTVTGAEEAGVAESVKSASDVFSPVTGEVIEVNESLEDEPEKVNEDPYGDGWLFRVRLADAGEMDGLMDSVAYAEHVAAEE; encoded by the coding sequence ATGAGCGAAACACCCGCAGATCTGAAATACATTGAAACGCACCAGTGGGTGCGTGTGGCCGACGACGGCACCGCAACCGTCGGAATCACGGATTTTGCCCAGGATCAACTGGGGGATATCGTTTTTATCGGTGTTCCGGATGTGGGTTCGACGGTAACTGGTGCTGAAGAGGCGGGTGTTGCCGAGTCGGTGAAGTCGGCGTCGGATGTGTTCAGTCCGGTGACCGGTGAGGTGATTGAGGTTAATGAGAGCCTGGAGGATGAGCCTGAGAAGGTGAATGAGGATCCTTATGGCGATGGCTGGTTGTTCCGGGTGCGGTTGGCGGATGCCGGTGAGATGGATGGCCTGATGGATTCTGTGGCCTACGCGGAGCATGTGGCTGCCGAGGAATAA